The DNA segment CCAAAAACACCAACGCACTCATGGCTGTAGGAAAATCCATTGCCATGCGCGCGATAATTGGCCCGCCCAAAGAGTGACCCACCAAAACCGGCTTTTGGCTTGACTTGCTGGTAGCCAGTATGGGGGCAATCATGGCCGCTTGCGCCTGCATTGAGGGCTCTGCCTCACCCGCTCCGCTGCTACCATAGCCCGGTCTGTCTACCGAAACTAAACAAGCGTGGTTAGTAAGTGACGTATCTTTAAAATAATCGATGTAGGCATTCCAGCTGCCCGGCGAACCGTGCACAAACACAATCATTGGTTTGTTTATATCCCCAATCTGAGCATAGCCCATAGTGCGACCATCCACTTCATAGGTAAGCAATTGAGGTTGAAGCGGGGCATCCTTAAACTCTTTCTTCAACTTCTTTTCTGTCATGCTAAAGCTGGCGCACTGCGTTAGTGCACCAAACACAACATACAGCCCAAACAGCACTAAAATAGTTTTGTACGTTACAGGGCCTATCAGTTTCATAATTATAAGAGATCTTTTAATTGAAGCAGGCTGTGAATTTCGGCTTGCACCAAATGGCTGTGAGGTATTTTTTCAGGATTAAAGAAAATATGATCGATACCTGCGGCTTTTGCCCCGCCAATATCGGTTTCAATATTGTCGCCAATCATTATTGCCTCATGGTTGCCTGCCCCGTGTGTGCTGAGCAAGTGCTCAAAAATACGGGGGTCGGGTTTTGCAAAACCTATCGATTCTGATGTGAGCACATGGTTAATGAACGGGGCAATCCCGCTGTGGCTTAGTTTACGGTGCTGTGTTTCCTCAAACCCGTTGGTAATAATTGAAAGCGTATAACGGTCGTGCAAATACTCTAACACCTCTAATGCATGCGGAAATACATTTGTTTTGGTAGGACAAATATCAAGGTATAACTGCCAAATGCCTTGGGGTATGTGTTCTTTGTTAACACCAAGAGCAGCAAAACTATCGGTAAACCGCTTTTCACGCAGTGTCGCTTTGTCAATCTCACCACGGTTGTACTGTGCCCACATGGCGTGGTTTATTTTTTCGTACACAACAATAAAATCATCAGGGTGTTGTACTCCAAAATTCTTTAAACCATAGTGATGGTATAAATGCTCCAGTGTTTCCTGTGAGTTCTTCTCAAAATCCCACAAGGTGTGGTCAAGGTCAAAAAAAATGTGTTTGTATTTCAGTTCCATCACAATTTCGGGCCAAAGGCAAGGTCGCCGGCATCGCCAAGCCCCGGTACAATATAACCGTGCGAATTTAACTCATCGTCCACTGCTCCCACCCAAAAAATTGCATCGGGAAATTGTTCGCTCAAAAAAGCAAGCCCTTGCCTGCTGGCAACAACAACCACAATGTGTATTTGTTTGGGTTTACCGCGGCTCATCAGCGCATTTAAGGTAAACGCTATCGATTTTCCCGTGGCCAGCATAGGGTCGGCAAAAATCAGCACCCGCTCATCAAGCGGCGGAGTAGCCACGT comes from the Bacteroidota bacterium genome and includes:
- a CDS encoding alpha/beta hydrolase, giving the protein MKLIGPVTYKTILVLFGLYVVFGALTQCASFSMTEKKLKKEFKDAPLQPQLLTYEVDGRTMGYAQIGDINKPMIVFVHGSPGSWNAYIDYFKDTSLTNHACLVSVDRPGYGSSGAGEAEPSMQAQAAMIAPILATSKSSQKPVLVGHSLGGPIIARMAMDFPTAMSALVFLAPSIDPAMEKKEYYRHFLKLGAVQAILPPEMVASNLELMPLKGELDKMMPLWQNIRVPCTIMHGKKDMLVPYGNVPFYEKMLTNVPKKEVVTFENENHFIPWTQYDSVKKKLLEYVR
- a CDS encoding noncanonical pyrimidine nucleotidase, YjjG family codes for the protein MMELKYKHIFFDLDHTLWDFEKNSQETLEHLYHHYGLKNFGVQHPDDFIVVYEKINHAMWAQYNRGEIDKATLREKRFTDSFAALGVNKEHIPQGIWQLYLDICPTKTNVFPHALEVLEYLHDRYTLSIITNGFEETQHRKLSHSGIAPFINHVLTSESIGFAKPDPRIFEHLLSTHGAGNHEAIMIGDNIETDIGGAKAAGIDHIFFNPEKIPHSHLVQAEIHSLLQLKDLL